Proteins encoded within one genomic window of Bacillus sp. F19:
- a CDS encoding acetyl-CoA C-acetyltransferase: MTTYIIDGARTAFGTFGGSLKDVNEIDLGIAVTTEVIKRSGISASDIDEIIFGNIIHTSSNSAYLARHIGLRSGMEESSSALTLNRLCGSSMQSIVSAAQAIALGDANVIVAGGTENMSLSPHVLRGTRFGSPNKAPVVDDMLWETLTDQYVGCGMGMTAENLSEKYNISREEQDAFAVHSQEKAIQARNSGRFAEEIVPISIKGKKGQENVFKVDEHIREGASVEGLTKLKPAFKKAGTVTPGNASGINDGAAAVMLASEDYVNEHDLKPLAKVVSWGVAGVDPKIMGIGPVPASKKALEKAGLRLDDIGLFEFNEAFAAQSLAVIKELGVDQDKVNVNGGAIALGHPVGASGSRITYTLALEMKKRNVKYGLASLCIGGGQGIAIILENVNI, from the coding sequence ATGACAACCTATATTATTGATGGGGCAAGAACAGCTTTTGGTACTTTCGGCGGTTCATTAAAAGATGTGAACGAAATTGATCTAGGCATAGCAGTTACTACTGAAGTAATTAAAAGAAGCGGCATTTCAGCTTCAGATATTGATGAAATCATATTTGGAAACATTATTCATACAAGTAGCAACTCTGCTTATTTAGCAAGGCATATTGGTTTAAGAAGTGGCATGGAAGAGTCATCATCTGCCCTTACACTTAATCGATTATGTGGTTCAAGCATGCAGTCGATCGTATCTGCTGCACAGGCAATTGCATTAGGGGATGCAAATGTCATTGTTGCAGGCGGAACAGAAAATATGAGTCTATCTCCTCATGTATTAAGAGGAACACGCTTTGGCTCACCAAATAAGGCGCCAGTCGTAGATGATATGCTTTGGGAAACATTAACCGATCAATATGTTGGTTGTGGAATGGGCATGACAGCCGAAAATTTATCAGAAAAGTATAATATTTCTCGTGAAGAACAAGATGCGTTTGCGGTTCATTCACAGGAAAAAGCGATTCAAGCAAGAAATAGTGGTCGTTTCGCGGAAGAGATTGTACCAATTTCGATCAAAGGGAAAAAAGGACAAGAAAATGTCTTTAAGGTCGATGAACATATTAGAGAAGGTGCAAGTGTAGAAGGCTTAACCAAACTAAAGCCGGCTTTTAAGAAAGCCGGGACGGTGACACCAGGAAATGCGAGCGGTATTAACGATGGGGCAGCAGCAGTCATGCTAGCATCGGAAGACTATGTCAATGAACATGATTTAAAACCATTAGCAAAGGTTGTTTCGTGGGGCGTAGCAGGAGTTGATCCAAAAATTATGGGAATTGGACCCGTTCCAGCAAGCAAAAAAGCATTAGAGAAGGCTGGTTTAAGACTAGATGATATTGGCTTGTTTGAATTTAACGAGGCATTTGCGGCACAATCTTTAGCCGTAATTAAAGAGTTAGGTGTCGATCAGGATAAAGTAAATGTAAACGGAGGGGCTATCGCATTAGGTCATCCGGTTGGTGCAAGCGGCTCAAGAATCACCTATACTTTAGCACTTGAAATGAAGAAAAGAAATGTTAAATATGGATTAGCTTCGCTTTGTATTGGTGGCGGCCAAGGTATTGCCATTATTTTAGAAAATGTGAATATCTAA
- a CDS encoding DUF1657 domain-containing protein, producing the protein MTVIKNLQQTIAGLKSAQASLEGFALDTDNQQAQQLYQNTAQQAQLIIDQLSPRVQQVQQEEPQYKQQ; encoded by the coding sequence ATGACAGTAATCAAAAACCTACAACAAACGATAGCAGGGTTAAAAAGTGCACAAGCAAGCTTAGAAGGATTTGCGCTTGACACTGACAATCAACAGGCACAACAACTGTATCAAAATACGGCTCAACAAGCACAACTTATCATTGACCAACTATCTCCACGTGTTCAGCAAGTTCAACAGGAAGAACCACAATACAAGCAACAATAA
- a CDS encoding 3-oxoacid CoA-transferase subunit B, with protein sequence MLSQDKRHVIAKRIAEELEDGQIVNLGIGIPTLVTSYLGDKKVYLQTENGLLGMGPPPSEGNLDIDLIDAGKEPVTYLKGASFFNSADSFALIRGGHVDVAVLGILQVDIHGEIANWAVPNQPILGVGGAMDLVTGAKKVIVAATLFAKDGTSKLVKELSYKTSGIRRVELFVSDYAVFKFTDEGIKVIEMIEDISIEELSKKVGFTLEYLHNLSPSLL encoded by the coding sequence ATGTTGAGTCAAGATAAAAGACATGTAATTGCTAAAAGAATTGCTGAAGAATTAGAAGATGGTCAAATTGTTAACTTAGGAATAGGGATTCCGACACTGGTTACGTCCTATTTAGGAGATAAAAAAGTATATTTACAAACGGAGAATGGCTTGTTAGGAATGGGACCCCCTCCTTCGGAAGGAAATTTAGATATTGATTTAATTGATGCAGGAAAAGAGCCAGTTACGTATTTGAAAGGTGCATCCTTTTTTAATAGTGCAGATTCTTTTGCTTTGATTAGAGGCGGTCATGTGGATGTAGCGGTTTTAGGCATACTTCAAGTGGATATTCATGGTGAAATTGCCAATTGGGCTGTTCCTAATCAACCGATCTTAGGTGTCGGGGGAGCGATGGATCTAGTAACTGGAGCAAAGAAGGTTATTGTTGCTGCTACTTTATTTGCGAAAGATGGAACGTCTAAATTAGTCAAAGAATTATCATATAAAACAAGCGGTATTCGAAGAGTAGAGCTTTTTGTTTCTGATTACGCTGTTTTTAAATTTACGGATGAAGGCATCAAAGTGATTGAAATGATAGAAGATATTTCAATAGAAGAATTAAGTAAAAAGGTTGGTTTTACATTAGAGTATTTACATAATTTATCACCTAGTCTGTTATAG
- a CDS encoding PQQ-dependent sugar dehydrogenase, with protein MIKVKVSLRPIVSKINLPTVLKTTIPPGDSIERLFIATQVGEIFYIGNGVIRTFLDIRPRIIRLGVSDGGYDERGLLGLAFHPEFYYNGLFYLHYSVAGTQGPGALPEFFKPNPCDPRTLNLRWINRETQYDHIDTVEEWILQSNGQPQKRRTLLNLRRPFFNHNGVNSLNFSPETGKLVLTTGDGGSGYDPFNLSQNDMEIAGKIIEIDVVKNTFTNNPPAVTRFNELPAPIQETLTVIAKGVRNIPGISFQRIYNQYIKYVGNVGQDLAESIFSFVHYKPIPVTQLIQASLMNSEPDQEGFINFGWRGWEGAFPTSIIRGCSTNPTLDEKTIAYYNEAVKTSVRRLQPLTSYFHKDPRPDKFGGTALTGVQSYMGNGIPDLTGSVVFTDFARDEESQPPVRGALAYTKVRTDCKLNDFSVIETDYNFGSQSAFYVSLGTNLNQTRLYLGVYGSMNVTDFNQGTVFEIVP; from the coding sequence ATGATAAAAGTTAAAGTTAGTTTACGGCCCATTGTTAGTAAGATAAATTTACCCACTGTTTTGAAAACAACTATACCTCCGGGTGACTCAATTGAAAGATTATTTATTGCAACCCAGGTAGGAGAGATCTTTTACATAGGAAACGGAGTTATAAGGACTTTTTTAGATATTCGCCCGCGAATCATAAGGCTAGGTGTTTCTGATGGTGGATATGATGAACGGGGATTGCTAGGGCTAGCATTTCATCCCGAATTTTATTATAACGGTCTGTTTTATCTTCATTATTCAGTAGCTGGAACACAAGGTCCAGGTGCTCTTCCTGAATTTTTTAAGCCTAACCCGTGTGACCCCAGAACCTTAAACTTAAGGTGGATAAATAGAGAAACTCAATATGATCATATTGATACAGTTGAAGAATGGATTTTACAATCGAATGGTCAACCTCAAAAACGACGGACATTACTTAACTTAAGAAGACCATTTTTTAATCATAATGGTGTCAATAGCTTAAACTTTTCACCTGAAACAGGAAAACTTGTTTTAACAACCGGAGATGGTGGATCAGGCTATGATCCATTTAATTTAAGCCAGAATGATATGGAAATCGCCGGTAAAATAATTGAAATTGATGTAGTTAAGAATACCTTTACCAATAATCCACCTGCAGTCACACGTTTTAATGAACTTCCCGCACCTATTCAGGAAACGCTTACAGTAATTGCCAAAGGGGTACGCAATATACCTGGCATTTCATTTCAAAGGATTTATAATCAGTATATCAAATATGTGGGAAATGTCGGACAGGATCTGGCAGAGTCAATTTTTTCATTCGTTCATTATAAACCAATACCGGTTACTCAGCTTATTCAAGCTTCTTTAATGAATTCTGAACCTGACCAAGAAGGATTTATTAACTTTGGCTGGCGAGGGTGGGAAGGTGCTTTTCCTACTTCGATTATAAGGGGCTGCTCTACAAATCCGACTTTGGATGAGAAAACAATTGCTTATTACAATGAAGCGGTAAAAACTTCAGTGCGGCGTCTTCAGCCTCTAACTAGTTATTTTCATAAAGATCCCCGACCCGATAAGTTTGGAGGAACTGCACTTACAGGAGTCCAGTCATATATGGGGAATGGAATTCCCGATTTAACGGGAAGCGTTGTGTTTACCGATTTTGCCCGGGATGAAGAATCTCAACCTCCGGTTAGAGGGGCTCTAGCTTATACCAAGGTAAGAACAGATTGTAAACTAAATGATTTTAGTGTTATTGAAACCGATTATAATTTTGGGTCTCAATCAGCTTTTTATGTTAGTTTGGGAACGAATCTGAATCAAACCAGACTATATTTAGGGGTTTATGGCTCTATGAATGTAACTGATTTTAACCAAGGTACTGTTTTTGAAATTGTTCCATGA
- a CDS encoding MFS transporter, translating to MNQSISIIEKRTTSKTMKRILPFILILYIIAYLDRVNLGYAALEMNAELALSAEVFGLLSGIFFIGYFFFEVPSNMIMHKVGARMWIARIMISWGIVVVLTGFAQTTTHLYILRFLLGVAEAGFFPGIILYLTYWFRARERGRATAVLLLALPIGGLIGAPVSTWILDNIFWFDMAGWRWVFILEGIPAIILGFVVVFYLTNRPANAKWLSKEEKDWLEGELSAERQLSAQINKVSKLDMLKDLKVWKLSLLYFSTYTGLYGLSFWMPTIIKSLSENASTNLEIGWLAMIPSLVGIPSIIFVGWNSDRTNAHKMHLIVSFIIAVIGFIGCGFSDSVFMMVLMLTVTSAGLYGFTGCFFAYMTFFFTESTAPVGIALVNSFAALGGFVGPMILGAVAFTQGMFIISGLLAIGLITLLTLKLASNINENIVKEIPARQ from the coding sequence ATGAATCAATCTATTAGTATAATAGAAAAAAGAACAACCAGTAAAACAATGAAGCGCATTCTTCCATTTATCTTGATTCTTTATATTATTGCTTACTTAGACCGGGTTAACTTAGGCTACGCCGCTTTAGAAATGAATGCGGAATTAGCTTTATCTGCTGAAGTTTTTGGTCTGCTTTCTGGTATATTCTTTATTGGCTATTTCTTTTTTGAAGTCCCAAGTAACATGATTATGCATAAAGTGGGAGCTCGCATGTGGATTGCTCGTATTATGATTTCATGGGGAATTGTCGTGGTCTTAACTGGTTTTGCGCAAACGACGACTCATCTATACATTCTACGTTTTCTTTTAGGCGTCGCTGAAGCTGGATTTTTCCCAGGTATTATTTTGTATTTAACTTATTGGTTTAGAGCCCGAGAAAGAGGACGAGCAACAGCTGTCTTACTATTAGCTTTACCAATAGGTGGATTAATTGGCGCACCGGTGTCAACGTGGATTCTTGATAATATATTTTGGTTCGATATGGCAGGATGGAGATGGGTGTTTATCCTTGAGGGAATCCCGGCTATTATTTTAGGTTTCGTTGTTGTTTTTTACTTAACTAATAGACCTGCTAATGCTAAATGGTTATCTAAGGAAGAAAAAGATTGGTTAGAAGGTGAATTGAGCGCTGAACGACAATTAAGTGCACAAATAAATAAAGTCTCAAAACTAGACATGCTGAAGGATTTAAAAGTTTGGAAGTTATCTCTGCTTTATTTCTCTACTTATACAGGTCTCTATGGATTGTCATTCTGGATGCCAACCATCATTAAATCCTTATCAGAAAATGCATCGACCAACTTAGAGATAGGATGGTTAGCCATGATTCCTTCACTAGTAGGTATCCCATCTATAATTTTTGTTGGTTGGAATTCGGATAGGACTAATGCGCACAAAATGCATTTAATAGTTTCCTTTATTATCGCGGTTATAGGGTTTATCGGATGTGGCTTTTCAGACAGCGTCTTTATGATGGTGCTTATGTTAACGGTTACATCTGCAGGACTATATGGATTTACTGGGTGTTTCTTTGCCTACATGACATTTTTCTTCACCGAGTCTACTGCACCTGTTGGCATTGCTTTAGTCAATTCATTTGCAGCATTAGGTGGATTTGTAGGACCAATGATTCTAGGTGCTGTAGCATTTACTCAAGGGATGTTTATCATATCAGGCCTACTCGCAATCGGTCTAATCACCTTATTGACATTAAAATTGGCAAGTAATATAAATGAGAACATTGTTAAAGAAATCCCAGCTAGACAATAA
- a CDS encoding 3-hydroxybutyrate dehydrogenase — translation MNKQRTVLVTGAAGGLGKAIAKEFIKHHDFVYIADLNKEAAEETARALGENAKGIYLDVTDEAVIQSAIADIINEKGSIEVLINNAGLQYRAPLESFPLEKWNLLINVMLTGVFLMTKHVFPHMKREEYGRIVNISSVHRKLATPEKIAYVAAKHGVIGVTGVTALEGAPYKITANSILPGPVRTELLVKQLDSLTEKGMNDKEALEAIMYPRQAMNRFIEPEEVASGVVYLASEAAGGITGEHLSVAGGM, via the coding sequence ATGAACAAGCAACGAACCGTTTTAGTAACAGGTGCGGCTGGCGGTCTAGGTAAAGCTATCGCAAAGGAATTTATTAAACATCATGACTTTGTATATATAGCCGATCTTAATAAAGAAGCAGCAGAGGAAACCGCACGAGCTCTAGGAGAAAATGCTAAAGGGATTTATTTAGATGTGACGGATGAAGCCGTTATTCAATCAGCAATAGCGGACATTATTAATGAGAAAGGATCGATTGAGGTATTAATTAATAATGCCGGACTTCAATATCGTGCACCATTAGAGTCTTTTCCTTTAGAAAAATGGAACTTACTTATTAATGTCATGTTGACAGGTGTATTTCTGATGACGAAACATGTTTTTCCACATATGAAAAGGGAAGAATACGGGAGGATTGTTAATATATCATCCGTTCATAGGAAGCTAGCCACACCAGAAAAAATTGCCTATGTGGCTGCCAAGCATGGTGTAATAGGCGTTACTGGCGTAACTGCTTTAGAAGGTGCGCCATATAAAATAACGGCTAACTCGATTTTACCTGGCCCAGTGAGAACAGAATTGTTAGTAAAGCAGCTTGATAGCTTAACAGAAAAAGGAATGAATGATAAAGAAGCGCTTGAGGCAATTATGTATCCAAGGCAAGCGATGAATCGTTTTATCGAACCTGAAGAGGTTGCTTCAGGAGTCGTTTATTTAGCATCAGAAGCTGCAGGTGGTATTACGGGAGAACACCTTAGTGTCGCAGGCGGCATGTAA
- a CDS encoding GNAT family N-acetyltransferase: MNTLDGYETEAAKGCLEISKNNRMVRTIFASADKQNKQSLEILKKLDSPLRNEVILSPHKRLNKTPFFYVAAWFQQKPKC, encoded by the coding sequence ATGAATACATTAGATGGTTATGAAACAGAAGCAGCAAAAGGCTGTTTAGAAATCTCTAAGAATAACCGAATGGTTCGCACCATTTTTGCTTCAGCAGACAAGCAAAACAAACAATCTTTGGAAATATTAAAAAAATTGGATTCGCCTTTAAGAAATGAAGTGATTTTAAGTCCTCATAAGAGGTTGAATAAAACCCCATTTTTTTATGTTGCTGCTTGGTTTCAGCAGAAGCCGAAATGTTGA
- a CDS encoding VOC family protein: MKLGAFSISLSVKDINQSKSFYESLGFQALGGDITQNWLIMKNESTVIGLFQGMFEKNILTFNPGWNENAENLDSFTDIRDLQKQLKAKGIKMLSEADETSEGPASFTIEDPDGNTILVDQHR; encoded by the coding sequence ATGAAACTAGGCGCATTCTCTATAAGTTTAAGTGTAAAAGACATTAATCAATCAAAATCATTTTACGAAAGCCTAGGATTTCAAGCCTTAGGTGGGGATATTACCCAAAATTGGCTTATAATGAAGAATGAAAGTACCGTCATTGGTCTATTTCAGGGAATGTTTGAAAAGAACATTCTGACGTTTAATCCAGGCTGGAATGAAAATGCCGAAAATCTTGATTCATTCACAGACATCCGGGACCTTCAAAAGCAGCTTAAAGCAAAAGGAATTAAGATGTTGTCAGAAGCAGATGAAACAAGCGAAGGTCCTGCAAGTTTTACAATTGAAGATCCTGATGGTAATACCATTCTTGTAGATCAACACAGATGA
- a CDS encoding CoA transferase subunit A, whose amino-acid sequence MDKVIESSEIRKYFKSSDVILTGGFGLSGTPLTIIDELLEADITDLTIVSNNLGDEGQGLHKLFMQGKIKKAIGSFFSINKEAVIAWSKGKLEIDLLPQGTLAEAIRCGGAGIGGFYTRTGVGTDLAEGKEERDIDGERYIFEKAIKGDVAIVKAAKADKIGNLVYHTTARNFNPMMATAGKIVIAEVDEIVEVGQLDPEYIVTPHAYVNYVIKSKYSKIGSDYVESR is encoded by the coding sequence ATGGATAAAGTTATTGAATCTAGTGAAATAAGAAAGTATTTCAAAAGTAGTGATGTCATTTTAACAGGCGGCTTTGGTTTATCAGGCACACCTTTGACGATCATTGATGAACTATTAGAAGCAGATATTACCGATTTGACGATTGTCAGTAATAACTTAGGTGATGAAGGACAAGGATTGCATAAATTATTCATGCAGGGAAAAATCAAAAAAGCCATTGGCTCATTTTTTTCCATCAATAAAGAGGCTGTTATTGCTTGGTCTAAAGGTAAGTTAGAAATCGACTTGCTACCTCAAGGTACTTTAGCTGAAGCCATTCGTTGCGGTGGTGCTGGTATTGGAGGATTTTATACTAGAACCGGTGTTGGAACTGATTTAGCCGAAGGAAAAGAGGAAAGAGATATCGATGGAGAAAGATATATTTTTGAAAAAGCGATTAAAGGTGATGTCGCTATTGTGAAAGCGGCTAAAGCAGATAAAATTGGAAATTTAGTGTATCATACGACAGCCAGAAACTTTAATCCAATGATGGCTACGGCAGGAAAAATAGTTATTGCTGAAGTTGACGAAATTGTTGAAGTGGGTCAACTAGACCCAGAATATATTGTGACGCCTCATGCTTATGTGAATTATGTCATCAAAAGCAAATATTCAAAAATAGGGAGTGATTATGTTGAGTCAAGATAA
- a CDS encoding DUF421 domain-containing protein, translating to MFFLVGKLILLFGLVIIAMRCMGKTVLAQLTPPDLAAIVFLVTLSVSPIKADGIEQAIIGIITIVVMYLLFSKLNLFRLLNRLFIGQPSILVKHGKISKRELQKTRFPLVELLSAIRTAGYPNIQDSIM from the coding sequence ATGTTCTTTCTTGTTGGGAAATTAATCCTACTTTTTGGTTTGGTAATTATAGCGATGCGTTGTATGGGAAAGACTGTGTTGGCTCAGTTGACTCCTCCAGATCTTGCCGCTATTGTATTTCTCGTCACATTGTCCGTTTCCCCCATCAAAGCCGATGGGATTGAACAGGCTATTATAGGAATCATAACCATCGTCGTTATGTACCTGTTATTTTCTAAATTAAATCTTTTTCGCTTGTTAAACCGTTTGTTCATCGGCCAGCCGAGCATTTTGGTAAAGCATGGGAAAATCTCCAAAAGAGAATTACAGAAAACTCGCTTTCCTCTCGTGGAACTATTGTCAGCCATCCGGACCGCAGGATATCCGAATATACAGGATTCGATTATGTGA
- a CDS encoding SDR family NAD(P)-dependent oxidoreductase, whose protein sequence is MGEKKVWFVTGASRGLGLALIKQLIKSGDYVAATSRSLNDLTQAVSDDTKQFLPLTVDLTNEASIQQAVEKTMETFGKIDVIVNNAGYGLGGSIEELTDQEIRLNFDVNVFALLNVIRKTLPYLREQRSGHIFNIASLSGYVGSPGFGSYSATKFAVIGLSESLAAEVEPFGIKVTVVAPGFFRTNFLSSSSVMYGKNQIEDYKAVHEVKDFLENMVDGKQEGDPEKAALAMIHIANEPEPPLHLLLGADAYQMASDKLIALQKEFDKWKDITCSTKFENKPI, encoded by the coding sequence ATGGGCGAAAAGAAAGTATGGTTTGTAACCGGAGCTTCAAGAGGGTTAGGGCTTGCTTTAATAAAGCAATTGATAAAGAGTGGCGACTATGTTGCCGCAACTTCAAGATCGTTGAATGATTTAACGCAGGCAGTAAGCGATGATACGAAACAATTCCTCCCATTAACAGTTGACTTAACAAATGAAGCGAGCATACAACAAGCAGTCGAGAAAACAATGGAAACTTTTGGGAAGATCGATGTCATCGTCAATAATGCTGGTTATGGCTTAGGCGGAAGCATCGAAGAACTGACAGATCAAGAAATCCGTCTAAATTTTGATGTAAATGTATTTGCCCTATTGAACGTCATCAGAAAAACACTGCCTTATTTAAGGGAGCAAAGGTCAGGACATATTTTTAATATCGCTTCTCTTTCAGGATACGTGGGCAGTCCCGGTTTTGGCAGCTATAGTGCTACAAAATTCGCCGTAATTGGTTTATCCGAATCCCTTGCCGCCGAAGTTGAACCATTTGGCATAAAAGTAACTGTAGTGGCACCTGGCTTTTTTAGAACTAACTTCTTAAGCAGCAGCTCGGTAATGTATGGAAAAAATCAAATTGAGGATTACAAAGCAGTACATGAGGTAAAGGATTTTCTTGAAAATATGGTAGATGGGAAGCAAGAAGGCGATCCTGAAAAAGCAGCTTTGGCCATGATTCACATAGCTAACGAACCTGAGCCTCCCCTTCATTTATTGTTGGGCGCAGACGCCTATCAAATGGCTTCGGATAAACTTATTGCCTTACAAAAAGAATTTGATAAGTGGAAAGACATCACTTGCTCAACGAAGTTTGAAAACAAGCCTATTTGA